From a region of the Gossypium raimondii isolate GPD5lz chromosome 10, ASM2569854v1, whole genome shotgun sequence genome:
- the LOC105776631 gene encoding TNF receptor-associated factor homolog 1b isoform X2 has translation MAAVASEETGVGRSVEGISSGQRCQAGEALAEWRSFDQVENGTPSTSPPYWDSDDDDGGPRPSELYGKYTWKIEKFSQINKRELRSNAFEVGGYKWYILIYPQGCDVCNHLSLFLCVANHDKLLPGWSHFAQFTIAVVNKDPKKSKYSDTLHRFWKKEHDWGWKKFMELSKVYDGFIESDTLIIKAQVQVIREKAEVILKIVVKHFFIEKEVTSTLVMDSLYSGLKALEGQSKGKKAKSKLLDAEEMPAPIVHMEKDMFLLVDDVLLLLKRAALEPLPPKDEKGPQNRTKDGNSGEDFNKDSIERDERRLTELGRRTVEIFVLSHIFSNKIEVAYQEAVALKRQEELIREEAAWLAESEQKAKRGASEKEKKSKKKQAKQKRNNRKNKEKGREDKAIVAAERKHQEYHPDDEKEASVMVEEQPVPEKADVLGDVSDSVDAATEVLQPDSEDRDASPVNWDTDTSEIHPPTEACTSGISGLSCVQNGVADKRSPSLMDDSSSTCSTDSVPSVVMNGPYKGNSFSNNHNKKSLSRGRNQRSKTLSDGSSWTTESDYQPPCPALDAGHQNDVTESSKAGEAEFEAAVSSSDQTKWAEQDAVRKEEVVLPLKKPSTKDSVDLERPKEKTAAGPSSPRSPSKNLLPAQLRSEEMSAGSVDSISVRKTLSNGLQQSDQPASSSTSVQITGILKSETQKSATPKPSEPTIPQVPVMSRPSSAPLIPGTRPTTPVVSMVQTTPLLARSVSAVGHLGPDLSPAAGYVPQSYRNAIMGNHNVASSSAGFTHSNSPSSGINPSLVYSQPPALVSAPLYMPQSSGKMEPNSVQSGLPFGLVTRETFRSAPHWMENSQRDSSRSMHSNTLLGEFENLDLYRSVQNGSREHFSMEFPACASGRQTQGVLADEFPHLDIINELLDEEHNVGKAARAGAGFHALGNEPYLLNQHFPFHSDLGLSDGMGSSSGSCRFERMRSYHNDGFQQGYSSSSSNHFDTEREFIPQASPLHYANGQQIDGLVPNRWQMAASDLSLLSMRNADGENYAYYSPEYPNMACGINGYTVFRPSNGH, from the exons ATGGCTGCAGTTGCAAGCGAGGAGACTGGAGTGGGAAGGTCCGTGGAGGGGATTTCAAGCGGGCAGCGTTGTCAAGCAGGGGAAGCGTTGGCAGAGTGGCGGTCTTTTGACCAGGTGGAAAACGGAACACCTTCAACCTCACCCCCTTACTGGGActctgatgatgatgatggtg GGCCAAGGCCTTCTGAATTATATGGAAAGTATACGTGGAAGATAGAGAAGTTTTCACAGATTAACAAAAGAGAACTTCGTAGTAATGCATTTGAAGTTGGTGGCTACAAGTG GTACATCTTAATTTACCCACAAGGTTGTGATGTTTGCAATCATCTCTCATTGTTTCTCTGTGTTGCTAATCATGACAAACTTCTTCCAG GTTGGAGTCATTTTGCACAGTTTACAATAGCTGTCGTGAATAAAGATCctaagaaatcaaaatattcaG ATACTTTACATCGATTCTGGAAGAAAGAGCATGACTGGGGATGGAAAAAGTTTATGGAGCTCTCTAAAGTTTATGATGGATTTATAGAATCTGACACACTTATCATAAAAGCTCAAGTTCAAGTCATCAG GGAGAAAGCAGAagtgattttgaaaatagttgtGAAGCACTTTTTTATAGAGAAGGAAGTGACATCTACTTTGGTAATGGATTCACTTTATAGTGGGTTGAAGGCACTAGAAGGCCAGAGTAAGGGCAAGAAAGCAAAGTCCAAACTATTGGATGCTGAAGAAATGCCAGCACCGATTGTTCATATGGAAAAAGATATGTTTTTGTTGGTGGACGATGTGCTGCTACTTCTAAAAAGGGCAGCTTTGGAACCACTACCTCCGAAAGATGAGAAAGGTCCTCAAAACCGAACTAAG GATGGAAATTCTGGAGAGGATTTCAACAAGGATTCAATTGAGCGTGATGAAAGACGTCTTACGGAATTGGGTCGCAGGACGGTGGAAATATTTGTTCTCTCTCATATTTTCAG CAACAAGATTGAAGTTGCCTATCAGGAAGCTGTTGCTTTAAAAAGGCAAGAAGAACTCATCCGTGAAGAAGCTGCCTGGCTGGCAGAAAGCGAGCAGAAGGCTAAACGAGGAGCATCTGAGAAGgagaaaaaatcaaagaaaaaacag GCTAAGCAAAAACGAAATAATCGGAAAAACAAAGAGAAGGGGAGGGAGGACAAGGCTATTGTGGCAGCAGAGAGGAAGCACCAAGAATACCACCCCGATGATGAAAAGGAAGCCTCTGTGATGGTGGAGGAGCAGCCAGTGCCCGAAAAGGCTGATGTTCTGGGTGATGTTTCTGACTCCGTTGATGCTGCCACTGAAGTTCTTCAGCCTGACTCCGAAGACAGAGATGCTAGTCCTGTTAACTGGGATACAGATACCTCAGAAATCCATCCCCCCACAGAAGCCTGTACCAGTGGAATAAGTGGACTGTCATGTGTACAGAATGGAGTAGCTGATAAGAGGAGCCCATCTCTAATGGATGATAGTTCATCAACATGTTCAACAGACTCAGTACCGTCAGTGGTAATGAATGGTCCCTATAAAGGGAACTCATTTTCAAACAACCACAATAAAAAATCACTGAGCAG AGGAAGGAACCAGCGAAGTAAAACATTGAGTGATGGCAGTAGTTGGACTACAGAATCTGATTATCAGCCTCCTTGTCCTGCATTAGATGCAGGGCATCAAAATGATGTCACTGAAAGTAGCAAGGCTGGTGAAGCTGAGTTTGAGGCTGCTGTTTCCTCATCAGATCAGACAAAGTGGGCTGAGCAGGATGCTGTTAGGAAG GAAGAAGTTGTTTTGCCGCTAAAGAAACCAAGCACCAAAGATTCAGTTGATTTGGAAAGACCTAAAGAGAAGACGGCTGCTGGACCATCCTCTCCAAGAAGCCCTTCCAAAAATCTACTACCTGCTCAGCTTAGGTCAGAGGAAATGAGTGCTGGCAGTGTAGATTCTATTTCAGTTAGGAAGACATTATCAAACGGCTTGCAACAGAGTGATCAACCTGCATCTTCTAGTACATCAGTCCAAATAACTGGTATTTTGAAATCTGAGACTCAGAAGTCTGCGACTCCAAAACCATCTGAACCTACTATCCCACAAGTCCCTGTGATGTCAAGGCCCTCCAGTGCCCCTCTAATTCCTGGTACTAGGCCAACTACTCCTGTTGTTTCTATGGTTCAAACTACTCCTTTGCTTGCTCGATCAGTTAGTGCTGTTGGCCACTTGGGCCCTGACCTATCCCCCGCTGCTGGTTATGTTCCTCAATCTTACAGAAATGCCATAATGGGTAACCATAATGTTGCTTCTAGTTCAGCTGGTTTTACTCATTCCAACTCCCCTAGCTCAGGCATCAACCCATCACTAGTATACTCACAACCACCTGCCTTGGTTTCTGCACCACTGTATATGCCCCAGAGTTCTGGGAAGATGGAGCCAAATTCTGTCCAATCAGGCCTTCCATTTGGCTTGGTAACTAGGGAAACCTTTCGGAGTGCTCCCCACTGGATGGAGAATTCTCAGAGGGATAGCAGTAGAAGCATGCACTCTAATACTTTGCTTGGTGAATTTGAAAATCTTGACTTGTACAGGTCTGTGCAAAATGGGTCCCGGGAACACTTCTCAATGGAGTTTCCAGCCTGTGCATCTGGGCGTCAGACCCAAGGTGTCTTGGCAGACGAGTTTCCACATCTTGACATCATAAATGAGTTGCTTGATGAGGAACACAATGTTGGGAAGGCTGCTAGGGCAGGAGCAGGCTTCCATGCTCTTGGCAATGAgccatatttattaaatcagcattttccttttcattccGATTTGGGCTTGTCAGATGGTATGGGATCCTCAAGTGGCTCGTGCAGATTTGAGCGAATGCGGAGTTACCATAATGATGGGTTCCAACAAGGTTATAGTAGTTCCTCCAGCAACCATTTCGATACAGAGAGGGAGTTTATTCCACAAGCTAGCCCCCTACATTATGCTAATGGACAACAAATTGATGGACTGGTCCCAAACCGGTGGCAAATGGCAGCTTCGGATCTGTCTTTACTCAGCATGAGGAATGCAGATGGTGAAAATTACGCATACTACAGCCCAGAGTATCCGAATATGGCATGTGGCATCAATGGCTATACCGTATTCCGACCTTCGAATGGGCACTGA
- the LOC105776631 gene encoding TNF receptor-associated factor homolog 1b isoform X1: protein MAAVASEETGVGRSVEGISSGQRCQAGEALAEWRSFDQVENGTPSTSPPYWDSDDDDGGPRPSELYGKYTWKIEKFSQINKRELRSNAFEVGGYKWYILIYPQGCDVCNHLSLFLCVANHDKLLPGWSHFAQFTIAVVNKDPKKSKYSDTLHRFWKKEHDWGWKKFMELSKVYDGFIESDTLIIKAQVQVIREKADRPFRCLDCQYRRELVRVYLTNVEQICRRFLDERQQKLGKLIEDKASWSSFCAFWLGIDQNARRRMSREKAEVILKIVVKHFFIEKEVTSTLVMDSLYSGLKALEGQSKGKKAKSKLLDAEEMPAPIVHMEKDMFLLVDDVLLLLKRAALEPLPPKDEKGPQNRTKDGNSGEDFNKDSIERDERRLTELGRRTVEIFVLSHIFSNKIEVAYQEAVALKRQEELIREEAAWLAESEQKAKRGASEKEKKSKKKQAKQKRNNRKNKEKGREDKAIVAAERKHQEYHPDDEKEASVMVEEQPVPEKADVLGDVSDSVDAATEVLQPDSEDRDASPVNWDTDTSEIHPPTEACTSGISGLSCVQNGVADKRSPSLMDDSSSTCSTDSVPSVVMNGPYKGNSFSNNHNKKSLSRGRNQRSKTLSDGSSWTTESDYQPPCPALDAGHQNDVTESSKAGEAEFEAAVSSSDQTKWAEQDAVRKEEVVLPLKKPSTKDSVDLERPKEKTAAGPSSPRSPSKNLLPAQLRSEEMSAGSVDSISVRKTLSNGLQQSDQPASSSTSVQITGILKSETQKSATPKPSEPTIPQVPVMSRPSSAPLIPGTRPTTPVVSMVQTTPLLARSVSAVGHLGPDLSPAAGYVPQSYRNAIMGNHNVASSSAGFTHSNSPSSGINPSLVYSQPPALVSAPLYMPQSSGKMEPNSVQSGLPFGLVTRETFRSAPHWMENSQRDSSRSMHSNTLLGEFENLDLYRSVQNGSREHFSMEFPACASGRQTQGVLADEFPHLDIINELLDEEHNVGKAARAGAGFHALGNEPYLLNQHFPFHSDLGLSDGMGSSSGSCRFERMRSYHNDGFQQGYSSSSSNHFDTEREFIPQASPLHYANGQQIDGLVPNRWQMAASDLSLLSMRNADGENYAYYSPEYPNMACGINGYTVFRPSNGH, encoded by the exons ATGGCTGCAGTTGCAAGCGAGGAGACTGGAGTGGGAAGGTCCGTGGAGGGGATTTCAAGCGGGCAGCGTTGTCAAGCAGGGGAAGCGTTGGCAGAGTGGCGGTCTTTTGACCAGGTGGAAAACGGAACACCTTCAACCTCACCCCCTTACTGGGActctgatgatgatgatggtg GGCCAAGGCCTTCTGAATTATATGGAAAGTATACGTGGAAGATAGAGAAGTTTTCACAGATTAACAAAAGAGAACTTCGTAGTAATGCATTTGAAGTTGGTGGCTACAAGTG GTACATCTTAATTTACCCACAAGGTTGTGATGTTTGCAATCATCTCTCATTGTTTCTCTGTGTTGCTAATCATGACAAACTTCTTCCAG GTTGGAGTCATTTTGCACAGTTTACAATAGCTGTCGTGAATAAAGATCctaagaaatcaaaatattcaG ATACTTTACATCGATTCTGGAAGAAAGAGCATGACTGGGGATGGAAAAAGTTTATGGAGCTCTCTAAAGTTTATGATGGATTTATAGAATCTGACACACTTATCATAAAAGCTCAAGTTCAAGTCATCAG GGAGAAAGCAGACCGACCTTTTCGTTGCCTTGATTGTCAGTATAGGAGAGAACTTGTTAGAGTGTATTTGACAAATGTAGAGCAAATTTGTCGCCGTTTTTTGGATGAGAGACAACAAAAGCTAGGGAAGTTGATAGAGGATAAAGCTAGCTGGTCAAG CTTCTGTGCTTTCTGGTTGGGGATTGACCAAAATGCCAGGCGCCGGATGTCCAGGGAGAAAGCAGAagtgattttgaaaatagttgtGAAGCACTTTTTTATAGAGAAGGAAGTGACATCTACTTTGGTAATGGATTCACTTTATAGTGGGTTGAAGGCACTAGAAGGCCAGAGTAAGGGCAAGAAAGCAAAGTCCAAACTATTGGATGCTGAAGAAATGCCAGCACCGATTGTTCATATGGAAAAAGATATGTTTTTGTTGGTGGACGATGTGCTGCTACTTCTAAAAAGGGCAGCTTTGGAACCACTACCTCCGAAAGATGAGAAAGGTCCTCAAAACCGAACTAAG GATGGAAATTCTGGAGAGGATTTCAACAAGGATTCAATTGAGCGTGATGAAAGACGTCTTACGGAATTGGGTCGCAGGACGGTGGAAATATTTGTTCTCTCTCATATTTTCAG CAACAAGATTGAAGTTGCCTATCAGGAAGCTGTTGCTTTAAAAAGGCAAGAAGAACTCATCCGTGAAGAAGCTGCCTGGCTGGCAGAAAGCGAGCAGAAGGCTAAACGAGGAGCATCTGAGAAGgagaaaaaatcaaagaaaaaacag GCTAAGCAAAAACGAAATAATCGGAAAAACAAAGAGAAGGGGAGGGAGGACAAGGCTATTGTGGCAGCAGAGAGGAAGCACCAAGAATACCACCCCGATGATGAAAAGGAAGCCTCTGTGATGGTGGAGGAGCAGCCAGTGCCCGAAAAGGCTGATGTTCTGGGTGATGTTTCTGACTCCGTTGATGCTGCCACTGAAGTTCTTCAGCCTGACTCCGAAGACAGAGATGCTAGTCCTGTTAACTGGGATACAGATACCTCAGAAATCCATCCCCCCACAGAAGCCTGTACCAGTGGAATAAGTGGACTGTCATGTGTACAGAATGGAGTAGCTGATAAGAGGAGCCCATCTCTAATGGATGATAGTTCATCAACATGTTCAACAGACTCAGTACCGTCAGTGGTAATGAATGGTCCCTATAAAGGGAACTCATTTTCAAACAACCACAATAAAAAATCACTGAGCAG AGGAAGGAACCAGCGAAGTAAAACATTGAGTGATGGCAGTAGTTGGACTACAGAATCTGATTATCAGCCTCCTTGTCCTGCATTAGATGCAGGGCATCAAAATGATGTCACTGAAAGTAGCAAGGCTGGTGAAGCTGAGTTTGAGGCTGCTGTTTCCTCATCAGATCAGACAAAGTGGGCTGAGCAGGATGCTGTTAGGAAG GAAGAAGTTGTTTTGCCGCTAAAGAAACCAAGCACCAAAGATTCAGTTGATTTGGAAAGACCTAAAGAGAAGACGGCTGCTGGACCATCCTCTCCAAGAAGCCCTTCCAAAAATCTACTACCTGCTCAGCTTAGGTCAGAGGAAATGAGTGCTGGCAGTGTAGATTCTATTTCAGTTAGGAAGACATTATCAAACGGCTTGCAACAGAGTGATCAACCTGCATCTTCTAGTACATCAGTCCAAATAACTGGTATTTTGAAATCTGAGACTCAGAAGTCTGCGACTCCAAAACCATCTGAACCTACTATCCCACAAGTCCCTGTGATGTCAAGGCCCTCCAGTGCCCCTCTAATTCCTGGTACTAGGCCAACTACTCCTGTTGTTTCTATGGTTCAAACTACTCCTTTGCTTGCTCGATCAGTTAGTGCTGTTGGCCACTTGGGCCCTGACCTATCCCCCGCTGCTGGTTATGTTCCTCAATCTTACAGAAATGCCATAATGGGTAACCATAATGTTGCTTCTAGTTCAGCTGGTTTTACTCATTCCAACTCCCCTAGCTCAGGCATCAACCCATCACTAGTATACTCACAACCACCTGCCTTGGTTTCTGCACCACTGTATATGCCCCAGAGTTCTGGGAAGATGGAGCCAAATTCTGTCCAATCAGGCCTTCCATTTGGCTTGGTAACTAGGGAAACCTTTCGGAGTGCTCCCCACTGGATGGAGAATTCTCAGAGGGATAGCAGTAGAAGCATGCACTCTAATACTTTGCTTGGTGAATTTGAAAATCTTGACTTGTACAGGTCTGTGCAAAATGGGTCCCGGGAACACTTCTCAATGGAGTTTCCAGCCTGTGCATCTGGGCGTCAGACCCAAGGTGTCTTGGCAGACGAGTTTCCACATCTTGACATCATAAATGAGTTGCTTGATGAGGAACACAATGTTGGGAAGGCTGCTAGGGCAGGAGCAGGCTTCCATGCTCTTGGCAATGAgccatatttattaaatcagcattttccttttcattccGATTTGGGCTTGTCAGATGGTATGGGATCCTCAAGTGGCTCGTGCAGATTTGAGCGAATGCGGAGTTACCATAATGATGGGTTCCAACAAGGTTATAGTAGTTCCTCCAGCAACCATTTCGATACAGAGAGGGAGTTTATTCCACAAGCTAGCCCCCTACATTATGCTAATGGACAACAAATTGATGGACTGGTCCCAAACCGGTGGCAAATGGCAGCTTCGGATCTGTCTTTACTCAGCATGAGGAATGCAGATGGTGAAAATTACGCATACTACAGCCCAGAGTATCCGAATATGGCATGTGGCATCAATGGCTATACCGTATTCCGACCTTCGAATGGGCACTGA